A region of the Ananas comosus cultivar F153 unplaced genomic scaffold, ASM154086v1, whole genome shotgun sequence genome:
CATCTTTTGTTTTATCCACTGTCGGTCGTACGGCAGAAAGGCCTGAATTGAGCGATCGTATCTGCAAATGAAGCAATAGAAACTTATATCAGCAGTTACGTGGACGAGAAAACTTCTACGAACTCCTATGTGGTATAGCTTAATTCCACTTTACTATCCCATGGTCGGAATTGTGATACTTAACCATCATGAGGTAAAGTGTAACACTCGGAACCAGGCTATAATGCACGGTAACGCTTACATTGTCCTAAATAAAACATTTGAATAATGTGATGTTAGTGTCTTAAAGAATGATACTCACACGAGTGCACTTATATCCACTGTACCATCGATGAAGTTATAGAGATCAGCAATGTCGTAGCTGATGTTCTGGATCGTTGGGTTAATATCCATGACTTTCCTTTCATAAATCCTGCAGATTTCTGTCATTGCAGAGGTTTATGTTAGTTTC
Encoded here:
- the LOC109704217 gene encoding enhancer of rudimentary homolog; translated protein: MMAEKYTIILMQTSQSRASRTFLDFNSISQAMDEICRIYERKVMDINPTIQNISYDIADLYNFIDGTVDISALVYDRSIQAFLPYDRQWIKQKMFQHLQKRARQ